In the genome of Rhodospirillales bacterium, the window GGCGCGATGGAAAGGCGCGCGAACAGCTGGACCAGAGCGTCGGGAATGCGGGTGAGCAAGCTCGTGATCCAGCTGAAAAGTGGGGCGATTCCGGTGACGGCGCCAGTTTCGTGCGACGGCCTGTTCGTTCCGGTCGTGGCCGGTGTCGTCGTGTTCATGGCAAGGATCTCCTTCTTCACAATCGGGTTTCGATGGCGGTGAACAGGCCGGCGGCAATCATCGCCTGCAGCTCGGCAAGATACCCGGCCCCATCCAGGTGCAGGGTGGCCTCTGCGAACGCGGCGCCGTCGCGGAAGGCGGCAAGAGCTGCGAAAACCGGCGGCGAAACCGCAAAGACCAGCACCATGGCCTCTGGCCGGAGGACCACGAGGCAGCGCGCCCCCTCTGCTTCCTTAACCCCGCCATCGCCGGCAACGGTCAGGTCGGGATCGCCGCGCCAGAGCCGGTCCACCGCCCAACGGGACCGCAGCAGGCGCGCCGAGGGATGGAGGGTCAAGCGCGCCGCCACCACTTGCTCCGGGGTCAGCGCCGCCACTTGCGCGGCCGCCAGCGGCTCCGCCTCCGCCGCGTGATAGGCTTCGAGCCAGGCCCATTCGAGGCGCGCGAGGTCGGCCAGGTGAGGAGCAATCATGCCCTCAAGGCTCTCCAGGAAAGCGGGGAAAGACGCGCCGTACCAGAGCAGCAGCGCGTTCCGCGCCGGCGGGTGCCTTCGGGCAAACCCGATCGCCACCGAAGCGAACGCCTTCTCGCCGAGACTCCGCTGCACCGCCGGGAAGGTGGCGCCGAGCGCCGAGACGAGGGCGTGCATCCGGTTGTTGGCGTAAACCCTGAACCCCCGCTGTCGGCGCAGCGACGATCCCTGAAAAAGGCGCAGCGCGCGGCTCGCATCGCCGGCGGCGATGGCGGCGGCAAAAGCGCTCTGATAGTCACGCAGCGCTGTCATGGCGGACATCCCGCTCCACGGTAGTGGGGCGAACAGGCGAGGACGGGGCGAGCCGCGCAGGCGCGGCGAGCAACGCATTCGCCCGCGCCGCTTCGCCGGCGAGCGTGGCGAAGTCCGGCACCCGGGTATCCCATTCGATCAGCGTCGGCCGCGGGCCGGCGGCGGCAAGGAACGTCGCGAACAGGTCCCAGACCGGCTCCGGCACCTGCGAGCCGTGATCGTCGATCAGGAAATCGCCGTCGGCATGCGCCTCCCGCGCATGGCCGGCGAGATGGATTTCCTGGACCAGACGGGGATCGACGGCCTGCAGATAATCCGCCGGATCGAAGCCGAGGTTGGTGGCCGACACCAAGATGTTGTTGATGTCGAGCAGCCAGCCGCAGCCGGTGCGCCGGCACAGCGCGGCGATGAACTCGGGCTCCGGGATCTCGGCGCCAACCGGCAGCAGGTAAAGGGATGGGTTCTCGATCAGGATCGTCCGGCCGAGCGCCTCCTGCAGGCGATCGATGTTCCGGGTGAACCGCCGCAGGCTCTCGGAGGTGAGCGGGATCGGCAGCAGATCGTGAACGAAGCCGTCGCCGATGCCGCTCCAGGACAGATGATCGGAGACGAGCGCCGGCTGGTAGCGATCGACGAGTTCTTTCAGGCGCTCCAGGTGCGGTGCGCGCAGCCCGTCGGCCGAGCCGGGCGAGCCGCCGACGCTGTGGAGCGACAGCGCGTGGTCGCGGCGGATCGCCTCGAGGTAGCGGTGCGGCGGACCGCCGCTTCCCATGTAGTTCTCGGGATGGACCTCGAACCACAGTCCGTGGCCAGCCCCTTCGAGCACGTCGCGATAGTGCTGGGGCTTGAGCCCCACCCCGGCGGACGCCGGGATGGGGTCTTCCAAGCAGACCCGGTGAGGAGGCGTGCGGGTCATCGCCTTGGCTTCAGGAGTTCCGCGGGACGGGGGCCTCGTTGCCCTCGCGCGGGGTCAGGCTGCCGCCGATCTCAAGGCAGTTGCCGGCGTCGACCAGCTTCCAGGCGTTGCCCTGGTAATCGACGGTAGAGGTGCCGGCGCAGCTGGTGCCGGGGCCGGCGGCGCAGTCATTCTGGCCGGCCAGCGCGACGCCGTAACATTTCTCCTTGCCGGCCTCGTCGGCATGCGCCGCTCCTGCGGAGAGCGCGGTGGCGGCAATCAAGGCGCCGGCGAACGCCAGCGCGGTGGTGCGGGTGGTGACGGTCATAAGGTTCGGTTCCCTCTCGTTTCAAGACGTTCGATCCTTCGAAGACCGGGCTACTTGGCGCCAGCCTCACCAGCCCAGTTCGCCTGCGCCGGCGTGAAAAGTTACGTCGGATCCTGAACCTCGGCCCCTTCTCGCGCTTTCGTGAACGAACGCGAGCGGCGTAACCTGATGCCCGCGCCCGGCGAAGTTAAGGGTAAGGAAATGAATGCCGCACTTTAGCTGTAGAGGAATAATGGCGGATGTTCGCCCGGCCCGGAGACTGGCTCGAAAGGCTCTGGCGGCTCAACCGGGGCGAGGCGCAGATCGCTGCGCCGGCGTCATCGACGTTGTTTCACGGGCTCGATGGAGCCGAAATCGATCTCATCTGTCGCCGTATGCGGCGGCGGAAGTATGACGCCGAGCATGTTCTCTGCCGGCAGGGAGACGCTGGTGACCGCCTCTTCGTTGTTGAAAAGGGGCTCATCGAGGCATCAATCGACTCGACTATGCGGACGGCCCGCGCGTCATAAGCCGCATCCGTCAGGGCGATATCGCTGGCGAAATGGCGCTGCTGACAGGAGAGCCTCGGGCGGCCAATCTGGTCACCGTTGTTCCGAGCGTGATCCTCGAGGCCGACCTGAACGAGTTTTCGCAGGTCATCGCCCGTCATCCCCTGCTACTTCTCAACATCACGCGCATGCTGATCACCCGTCGCAAGCAGGACGCCGCTCGCCACATTGCCCCGCGCGATGCCGCGGACGTCGCAGCGCTGATCATCTCGCGGCAGAGCGAACGGCTGGCCGAGCGGGTTGTTGCTGCTGCGCGCGCGGCAACCCCTCGCAATGTCAAAGTGATCAATCTTGTCGATGCTTGTTTCGGCGCTGATGTCATCACAGTCGAGACGGTGAGCTCCGTGCTTACTGCCATCGATGATCTTGCCGCTTCAGGCGTCACCGTCGTAACCGTCGTCTATCCAGACCAAGCCGATCTTCGAGCAGTCGTCCGCTACGTGGACCGGATCGTTTTTCTTGGCGACGACTGTGACGGCCACGCACTGCTGGAGGGCTTCAAGGCGACTCGCTGTCCCGTTGACCTGTTCCCAATCAACGACCACGGCGACGGTCGCCCGGCGGCGTCCTCCAATATTCGCATATTCCGCGCCGCCATGCCCGGCGACACGGGCGGCGACATCGAGTGGATCGGCAGGCACTTGGCGCGGACCAAGATCGGCTTGGCGCTCGGCGCTGGCGGTGCCAAGGGTTTCGCTCATGTTGGCGCTCTTGAGGTCCTGCAGGAAGCCGGTTACAGCGTCGATTACGTGGCCGGGAGCAGTATCGGTGCGATCGTCGGAACCCTCCTGGCGTCCGGGCTCGCGGCTGACGAAATCGACCGCGAGCTGAGGCAGATCTGGTCGCTTGAGCATGTGGAGAAATTGGCTGCGCTCTCGCCGGAAGGCTTTTCTGCAGGGCTGCAGGGCGTGCTCCACACCCTGGAACAGCGTGTCGATAACCGCTCGATCTCCAAGCTTTCCGTTCCCCTGACCATTATGGCCGCTGATCTTGAGAGCCGGCAGGCGGTCCCGCTTCGCGACTGGCCAGTCCATGAGGCATTGCGCGCGGCGCTGTCGGTGCCCGGATTGGCGCCGCCCTACCGCTGCGGGTCGCAGCGCCTGGTCGATGGAATCTGCCTCGTGCCGGTGCCCACTCTCGCCGTTCGCGAAATGGGCGCCGACATTGTTGTCTCGGTTGATCTCTTGGCCAAGGAGACCCTCGCGACATGGCCCGCCTCAATCACCGAACGCGCGGTGCCGTTCAGAAAAAATGGCGGCAATGTGAGCCCGGTCGTCGAAACATTGATGATGCTGCAAGGCGACACAAGTGCGCGCAACGCCGCTCTCGGCGACATCATGCTCGCACCCCGGTTCGCCCCCTCCAGCTGGCGCGATTTTCACCTCGCGGACTTGTTCCGCGATGCCGGCCGCGAAGCGATGAAAGCTGGTCTTCCTGCGCTCGGCAGGCTCGCGAAGCCGAACGAGGTAACCATTCCCGTGGGTGCCACGAAAGATTGAGGAGGCGGGTTCGTACGGTTGTCATCGCACTTCGCGCAAGGCCCGCCCCTTGATGCGGCGATGAACGAAGCAGAAAGAGGGACGAAGTATGGACGTCAAGACAGTGCCCCCGCTCCGCACAACTTGGTGAAAGACTAGCCAATTGGCTCCGATCGTCATCTAAACGCCATCAGCAACGCGCGGGAGAAGATCCGATGAATGACAAGCCTTTGGAGCCGCATCCACCCGTCGTCATGCCGTCACTTGAGCAGCAGGTTGTTCTGAAAGGCCAGAAGGCCCTCGTCACGGGGGCCAGCTCGGGGATCGGCGAACAGGTGGCGGTCGCGTTGGGTCACGCGGGCGCCGATATCATCGTGAACTATGTCACCAATCGGGAAAAGGCCGAAGAGGCGGTCCAGGAGATCAAGCGCCGCTGTGGCACCGAAGCGATGGCGATTCAAGCCGATGTCTCCAAAGAGGAGCAGGTTCAGGCCATGTTCCGGACCATGTGCCGGGAATTCGGCACCATAGACATCCTGGTCAACAACGCCGGCCTGCAGAAAGACGCGCCCTTCGACGAGATGACTCTGGCGCAGTGGAACGCAGTCATGTCCGTGAACCTGACCGGTCAGTTCTTGTGTGCGCGCGAAGCGGTCCGTGAGTTCAAGCGCCGGGGCGTGGTTAAAGAGGTTTCGTGCGCCGCCGGAAAGATCATCTGCATGAGCTCGGTCCACGACGTCATTCCATGGGCGGGACATGTGAACTACGCGGCGTCGAAGGGCGGAGTCATGCTGATGATGAAGTCCGTCGCCCAGGAAGTGGCGGCGTGGCGAATCCGGGTCAACGCCATATCGCCGGGCGCCATCCGCACGCCGATCAACACCGAGGCATGGAGCACGCCGGAGGCGTACGCCGAGTTGATGAAGCTGGTGCCGTACAAGCGCATCGGCGGGCCCGAAGACATCGGTCGGGCGGCGGTATGGCTGGCCTCCGACTACTCCGACTACGTCAACGGCCACGCCCTGTACGTGGACGGCGGCATGACCCTCTATCCGGGGTTCGAAACCGGGGGCTGAGCTGACAACTCCGGCACGACCGGTGGCGAGACGATCGACAGAGAAGAGCGAAGCAATGACACGAAAGTCGGTACAGCGGGGACAAACGGGGGCGCAGGTCAATGACAACCAGGCCGCGACGCATCTCCCTGTCACCTAACGCAGATTTAAGTGCCGGCCTCGCCGGAGGATGTTGCGAAATACATTTGGGACAACGGCGACGCTGACCTTAAGCCCTCTGGCGGGCTTCTAAACAGTTGGCAGTACGAAGTCCGGTGGGCTGCTTCAACGCCTTACCGTACGGGGTATGCGTCGTAGGCGATCTACCATGGGAGTTAGCAACAGTTTTTGGTGGTTACGCTTTCCTGCAAAGGACTGATGCTCCCGCCCACCATAGGCGTGCGCCAGTGAGTAGCTGCAGCGCCTCGCAGCGTTCTGGCGAAAGAACCGGATAAGGCGCGCTCCTGGCTAACCTCCGCCATGGGCAGCCACTCAGGCTCCATCGGATGGTGCCCCCGGGGCGGACATCGGGTCGTCGCCTCCCTCAATGACCGCGCGCCTTAGTCGACGAGCGTCGTGACGCGCTGGTAGGCCGGGAGGGTCAGGAAGTCGATGAACTCGGGCGCGGTGGCCACTTCCAGGAACACCTCGGTGGCCGCGTCGAACTGCCCGCCGTCGAAGCGTGATGGCCCGAGCGTGTCGCGGAGAGCGGCCATTTCCTCGTCGACGATGGCGTGCACCAGTGCCTCGTCGACGGGGCGGCCGTCGGCGAGCCTGGCGCCGTGCTTCAGCCACTGCCAGATCTGCGCGCGGCAGATCTCCGCCGTGGCGGCGTCCTCCATCATGTTGTAGAGCGGCACGCAGCCGTTGCCGCCGAGCCACGCCTCGATGTACTGGATGCCGACGCGGACGTTGACGCGGAGCCCGTCTTCCGTCACGGCGCCCGTCGCCGGCTCGATCAGGTCGCGGGCGGTAACCGAAACATCGTCCCGCATCCGGCCGAGCTGGTTGGCCTCCGGCATGTGCTCGTCGAAGATCGACTTGGCGAGGTCCACCAGGCCGGGGTGGGCAACCCAGGTGCCGTCGTGGCCGTCCGTCGCTTCGCGCACCTTGTCGGCCCGCACCTTTTCCATCGCCGCGGCGTTGGCCTCCGGGTCGGACTTGATGGGGATGAACGCCGCCATGCCGCCCATGGCGTGGGCGCCGCGTTTGTGGCAGGCCTTGATCAGCGCGAGCGAGTAGGCGCGCAGGAACGGCGCGGTCATGGTCACCGCATTGCGGTCGGGCAGCACGAAGTCCCCCCGGTTGCGGAACTTTTTGATGTAGCTGAAGATATAGTCCCAGCGGCCGCAGTTGAGACCGGCGGCGTAGTCCTGCAGCTCGTAGAGGATCTCCTCCATCTCGAACGCGGCGAGGATGGTCTCGATCAGCACCGTCGCCTTGATGGTGCCGTGCTCGATGCCGAGCGCCTCCTCGGCGGCCGCGAACACCTCCGCCCACAGCCGCGCTTCCAGATGGCTTTCCAGCTTCGGCAGGTAGAAGTACGGGCCGGTGCCGCGGGCGAGTAAAGCCTTGGCGTTGTGGAAAAAGTACAGGCCGAAGTCGAACAGCGAACCCGAGACCGGCTCGCCGTCCACCAGCACATGCTCCTCCACGAGGTGCCAGCCGCGCGGGCGCACCACCAGGGTCGCCGTGGTCTCCGCCAGCCGATAGTCCTTGCCGCTGTCGGGGTCGGTGAAGGCGATGGTGCCGCACGCCGCCTCCATCATGTTGACCTGCCCGGAGACGACGTTGGCCCAGGTCGGCGCCAGCGAGTCCTCGAAGTCGGCCATGAACACGTTGGCGCCGCTGTTCAATGCGTTGATCACCATCTTGCGGTCGACGGGGCCGGTAATTTCGACCCGTCGGTCCTGCAGGTCCGCCGGCACCGGCGCCACCTTCCAGTTGCCGCGGCGGATGTTCTCCGTCTCCGGCAGGAAGTCCGGCAGCTCGCCCGCATCCAGGCGCGCCTGACGCCCGACGCGCGCCTGCAGCAGTCGCGCCCGCGTCGGGCCGAACCGGCGCTGCAGCGCCGCCACGAACGCGAGTGCGTCCGGGGTCAGAACCTGCTCGTAGCCTTCCGCCATCGGACCGCGTATCGTCACCCCCTGCGCCGGTTGCGTGCTCTCGATCGTCGAAGACTGGGTCACGGTTTTCCTCCCGAGCTTTATCGTTGCGCGTCCTCGATATCCCGTTCCCCCGCCCTTGTCACGCGCCGTGCGGACGGGCGCCGGGGGCCGCCTCTAAATGACGGTGGAGACGCTCGAGGCGAAGCAGGCCGAAACCATCCATCCTTATGCGGCGATCCTTAAGTGGCGATGCGGGCGATGGTGGCGGTGGTGCTGTAGCCCGGCTCGATGGTGGCCAGCGCGACGCGGCCGCCGTAGCCCTGCACCAGATCGGCCCCGACCACCTGCTCCAGGCGGTAGTCGGCGCCCTTCACCAGGACGTCGGGGCGGAGCGCCTCGAGAAGCCGCAACGGCGTGTCCTCGTCGAAAATCACCACGAGGTCGACGCTGGCGAGGGACGCGAGGACAGCGGCGCGCGCCGCCTCGGACTGGATCGGGCGCTCCGGGCCTTTCAGGCGGGCGACGGAGGCGTCCGAGTTGAGACCGACGACCAGGCGGTCGCACGCCCGGCGCGCCTGGGCCAGCAACGACACGTGGCCGGGGTGCAGAAGATCGAAGCAGCCGTTGGTGAAGCCGATGCGAGCGCCCTGCCGCCGCCAGACCGCGATCCGGTCGACCGCCGGCCCCAGCCCCGCCACCTTTGCCTCGGCGCGCGACAGGTCCCTCTGACGCAGCGCGTCCTCGATCTCGGAGGCGTAGGCGACTGCCGTGCCCACCTTGCCGACGACGATGCCGGCCGCCACGTTAGCCAGTTCGGCCGCGGCATCGAGGCTGGCGCCCGTCGCCAGCGCCGCAGCGATGGTGGCGACCACGGTGTCGCCGGCGCCGGACACGTCGAACACCTCGCGCCGTTCGGCCTTAAAGTGCCGGGCGGCGCCGCCGGCGCCAGGCCCGCCGGATTCAACCACGTCTGATCCAACGATGACCATGCCGTCCTGGCCGAGAGTGGCGACAACGGCTCCGAAGCCATGCCTGGCCCGGAGGTCGCGGGCCGCCGTCTCCACCTCTGCAAGGGTCGCGACCGGCCGCCCGCTTGCCTCGGCCAGCTCGGCCCGGTTCGGCGTGATCACCGCCGCGCCGCGGTACTTGCGGTAGTCCTTGCCCTTGGGATCGACAACGGCCGGGATCCCGGCGCGCTCGGCGAGGGAGAGAACGGCAGGGACGATGTCGTCGCCGGCGACGCCCTTGCCGTAGTCCGAGAGGATGAGGGCGTTGCTGTCCTTGATCAGCGTCTCGGCGGCTTCCAGAAGGCTGGACCGCATGCCATCCGCCAAGGGCGCCGTGGTTTCCTCGTCGGCTCGCATCAGTTGTTGATTGGCGGCCAGGTAGCGGGTCTTGATCGAGGTCCGGCGCAGCCGGTCGAGAACGAGCCCATGGCAGAGACCTTCCTGCCCATCCAGCAGCGCGCGCACCTGATGCGCCGCATCGTCGTCGCCGACTACCGCGGCCAGCCGCGCCCTCGCTCCCAGCGCGACCAGGTTGCGGACGACGTTGCCGGCGCCGCCGAGCATGGACGTCTCCCGGTCGACGCGTAGGACCGGGATCGGCGCCTCCGGCGAGATGCGCTCCACGGCGCCGTAGACGAAGCGGTCGAGCATGATGTCGCCCAGGCACATCACACGAACGCCGCCGAGCGCGGCGACCAGCGGCAACAGCCCCGACCGCCCGGCGCCGCCGGTCATACCAGCGGTCATACCAGGCCCAGCTCGACCTCGAGCGCCGCGCACAGCATCTGCCCGAGCGTAATGTGCATCTCCTGGATGCGCGACGTCGTCGCCGACGGCACGATCAACAGCGGATCGGCGAGGTCGACCATGCGCCCGCCGCCCCGGCCGCTGAACCCGGCCGCGACGCAGCCCATCTCCCGCGCCGCCTTGAGGCCTTGGATGACGTTCTCGCTTTCGCCGGAGGTGGAGATGCCAAGACAGACATCGCCCTTCCGGCACAGCGCCCGCACCTGCCGGGCGAACAGGTCGTCGAAACCGAAATCGTTGCCGATGGCGGTCAACGCCGAGGTGTCGGTAGTCAGCGCCAGCGCCGCGATCGGCGGGCGCTTCCTGGAGTACTGCACCGTCAGTTCGGTCGCCAGATGCTGGGCGTCGGCGGCGCTGCCGCCGTTGCCGAACAGCGCGAGCTTGCCGCCCGCCCGCAGCGAGCCGACGCAAACGCCGACCAGACGCTCGAAACCCCCGAAGAGGTCCGCCCGCGTCGCCGCGAGAACGGCGGCGTGCTCATCCAACTCGCGCGCGAAGAACGCCTGCAGATCCATCGATGGACGGCTCTTCGTCACGTCCCGAGGCTGCGCTGCGCCAGATAACCGCCTTCCGCGTTCGGCGCGTAGGCCCGCGCCTGCTTCAGGAACGGCGCGAACGAGGCGTGGATCTTGCGGGTCAGCGCGTCCGTCTTGCCAAGCTCTTCGAGCACCTCGCCCGCGTGACCGGCCATCGACGTGATGATCTCGTCGCTGAAGCGGCGCAGTTCGACGCCATGCTCTGTCAACAGGGGCTCCAGCGACTGGATGTTGTGATAAGTGAAGTCCGCAAGCGTCTCGTTCGCGGTCGCCGCCGCCGCCACGCGGATGGCGGCCTTCATGTCGGCGCCGAGTCCGTCATAGACCGACTTGTTGACGATGACCTCGAGCCCCGGCCCCGGCTCGAGCGGGCCCGGCATGTAGTAGTACTTGGCGGCGCGGTAGAGACCGAACGCCAGGTCGTTCCACGGACCGATCCAGTCGGCGCCGTCGACGGCGCCGCTCATCAGCGCCGGCGCGATTTCGCCTGGCGGCACCATCACCGGCGTCGCCCCCATGCGGCGCAGAACTTCGCCGCCGAGACCCGCGATACGGAACTTGAGGCCGGCGAAATCCTCCGGCGAGTTGATTTCCTTGCGAAACCAGCCGCCCGCCTGCGTTCCGCTGGAGCCGGCGTAGAAGGGCTGAACATTAAACGCCGCGTAGGTCTCCTCGAATAGTTCCTGGCCGCCGCCGAATGCCATCCAGGCGGCCATCTCCTGTCCCGTCAAGCCGAAAGGAACGCCGGTGAAATAGTTGAACGCCTTGCTCTTGCCGACCCAATAGTACGGCGTAGAATGGCAGAGGTCGGCTGTGCCGGAGGACACCGCATCGAGGATTCGAAGGGTGGCACGAGATCGCCTGCGCCGTAGAGCTTGATGGAGAGCCGGCCGTCGGTGAGCGCCATGACGTTGTCGGCGAACCGCGCCGCGTTGACGCCGACGCCGGGGGTGTTCTTCGGCCACGTCATGACCATTGTCAGTTCCCGCCGGCCT includes:
- a CDS encoding SDR family oxidoreductase codes for the protein MNDKPLEPHPPVVMPSLEQQVVLKGQKALVTGASSGIGEQVAVALGHAGADIIVNYVTNREKAEEAVQEIKRRCGTEAMAIQADVSKEEQVQAMFRTMCREFGTIDILVNNAGLQKDAPFDEMTLAQWNAVMSVNLTGQFLCAREAVREFKRRGVVKEVSCAAGKIICMSSVHDVIPWAGHVNYAASKGGVMLMMKSVAQEVAAWRIRVNAISPGAIRTPINTEAWSTPEAYAELMKLVPYKRIGGPEDIGRAAVWLASDYSDYVNGHALYVDGGMTLYPGFETGG
- the aceB gene encoding malate synthase A, coding for MESTQPAQGVTIRGPMAEGYEQVLTPDALAFVAALQRRFGPTRARLLQARVGRQARLDAGELPDFLPETENIRRGNWKVAPVPADLQDRRVEITGPVDRKMVINALNSGANVFMADFEDSLAPTWANVVSGQVNMMEAACGTIAFTDPDSGKDYRLAETTATLVVRPRGWHLVEEHVLVDGEPVSGSLFDFGLYFFHNAKALLARGTGPYFYLPKLESHLEARLWAEVFAAAEEALGIEHGTIKATVLIETILAAFEMEEILYELQDYAAGLNCGRWDYIFSYIKKFRNRGDFVLPDRNAVTMTAPFLRAYSLALIKACHKRGAHAMGGMAAFIPIKSDPEANAAAMEKVRADKVREATDGHDGTWVAHPGLVDLAKSIFDEHMPEANQLGRMRDDVSVTARDLIEPATGAVTEDGLRVNVRVGIQYIEAWLGGNGCVPLYNMMEDAATAEICRAQIWQWLKHGARLADGRPVDEALVHAIVDEEMAALRDTLGPSRFDGGQFDAATEVFLEVATAPEFIDFLTLPAYQRVTTLVD
- the rfaE2 gene encoding D-glycero-beta-D-manno-heptose 1-phosphate adenylyltransferase produces the protein MTGGAGRSGLLPLVAALGGVRVMCLGDIMLDRFVYGAVERISPEAPIPVLRVDRETSMLGGAGNVVRNLVALGARARLAAVVGDDDAAHQVRALLDGQEGLCHGLVLDRLRRTSIKTRYLAANQQLMRADEETTAPLADGMRSSLLEAAETLIKDSNALILSDYGKGVAGDDIVPAVLSLAERAGIPAVVDPKGKDYRKYRGAAVITPNRAELAEASGRPVATLAEVETAARDLRARHGFGAVVATLGQDGMVIVGSDVVESGGPGAGGAARHFKAERREVFDVSGAGDTVVATIAAALATGASLDAAAELANVAAGIVVGKVGTAVAYASEIEDALRQRDLSRAEAKVAGLGPAVDRIAVWRRQGARIGFTNGCFDLLHPGHVSLLAQARRACDRLVVGLNSDASVARLKGPERPIQSEAARAAVLASLASVDLVVIFDEDTPLRLLEALRPDVLVKGADYRLEQVVGADLVQGYGGRVALATIEPGYSTTATIARIAT
- a CDS encoding D-sedoheptulose 7-phosphate isomerase — protein: MDLQAFFARELDEHAAVLAATRADLFGGFERLVGVCVGSLRAGGKLALFGNGGSAADAQHLATELTVQYSRKRPPIAALALTTDTSALTAIGNDFGFDDLFARQVRALCRKGDVCLGISTSGESENVIQGLKAAREMGCVAAGFSGRGGGRMVDLADPLLIVPSATTSRIQEMHITLGQMLCAALEVELGLV
- a CDS encoding patatin-like phospholipase family protein, with translation MALLTGEPRAANLVTVVPSVILEADLNEFSQVIARHPLLLLNITRMLITRRKQDAARHIAPRDAADVAALIISRQSERLAERVVAAARAATPRNVKVINLVDACFGADVITVETVSSVLTAIDDLAASGVTVVTVVYPDQADLRAVVRYVDRIVFLGDDCDGHALLEGFKATRCPVDLFPINDHGDGRPAASSNIRIFRAAMPGDTGGDIEWIGRHLARTKIGLALGAGGAKGFAHVGALEVLQEAGYSVDYVAGSSIGAIVGTLLASGLAADEIDRELRQIWSLEHVEKLAALSPEGFSAGLQGVLHTLEQRVDNRSISKLSVPLTIMAADLESRQAVPLRDWPVHEALRAALSVPGLAPPYRCGSQRLVDGICLVPVPTLAVREMGADIVVSVDLLAKETLATWPASITERAVPFRKNGGNVSPVVETLMMLQGDTSARNAALGDIMLAPRFAPSSWRDFHLADLFRDAGREAMKAGLPALGRLAKPNEVTIPVGATKD
- a CDS encoding DUF692 domain-containing protein, with the protein product MTRTPPHRVCLEDPIPASAGVGLKPQHYRDVLEGAGHGLWFEVHPENYMGSGGPPHRYLEAIRRDHALSLHSVGGSPGSADGLRAPHLERLKELVDRYQPALVSDHLSWSGIGDGFVHDLLPIPLTSESLRRFTRNIDRLQEALGRTILIENPSLYLLPVGAEIPEPEFIAALCRRTGCGWLLDINNILVSATNLGFDPADYLQAVDPRLVQEIHLAGHAREAHADGDFLIDDHGSQVPEPVWDLFATFLAAAGPRPTLIEWDTRVPDFATLAGEAARANALLAAPARLAPSSPVRPTTVERDVRHDSAA
- a CDS encoding putative DNA-binding domain-containing protein, yielding MTALRDYQSAFAAAIAAGDASRALRLFQGSSLRRQRGFRVYANNRMHALVSALGATFPAVQRSLGEKAFASVAIGFARRHPPARNALLLWYGASFPAFLESLEGMIAPHLADLARLEWAWLEAYHAAEAEPLAAAQVAALTPEQVVAARLTLHPSARLLRSRWAVDRLWRGDPDLTVAGDGGVKEAEGARCLVVLRPEAMVLVFAVSPPVFAALAAFRDGAAFAEATLHLDGAGYLAELQAMIAAGLFTAIETRL
- a CDS encoding DUF2282 domain-containing protein: MTVTTRTTALAFAGALIAATALSAGAAHADEAGKEKCYGVALAGQNDCAAGPGTSCAGTSTVDYQGNAWKLVDAGNCLEIGGSLTPREGNEAPVPRNS